Proteins encoded together in one Vigna angularis cultivar LongXiaoDou No.4 chromosome 5, ASM1680809v1, whole genome shotgun sequence window:
- the LOC108319129 gene encoding porphobilinogen deaminase, chloroplastic isoform X1, which translates to METLCSAVVFPSFKIRTSQFSKYGSIRASLAIEQQTSQTKVALLRIGTRGSPLALAQAFETRDKLMASHPELAEEGAIQIVIIKTTGDKILSQPLADIGGKGLFTKEIDEALINGDIDIAVHSMKDVPTYLPDKTILPCNLPREDVRDAFISLSAASLADLPSGSIVGTASLRRKSQILHRYPSLNVEENFRGNVQTRLRKLSEGVVQATLLALAGLKRLNMTENVTSILSIDDMLPAVAQGAIGIACRNNDDKMAEYLASLNHEETKLAVSCERSFLETLEGSCRTPIAGYASRNVDGNCLFRGLVASPDGTSVLETSRVGPYVAEDMIQMGKDAGEELLSRAGPGFFSS; encoded by the exons ATGGAGACCCTTTGCTCTGCTGTGGTGTTCCCATCTTTCAAAATCAGAACTTCACAGTTTTCCAAATATGGCAGCATCAGGGCTTCTCTTGCCATTGAGCAACAAACTTCACAGACTAAGGTTGCTCTCCTAAGAATTGGCACCAGAGGAAG TCCACTAGCTCTGGCTCAAGCATTCGAGACCAGAGACAAGCTCATGGCATCGCATCCAGAGCTAGCAGAAGAAGGAGCCATTCAGattgtaataataaaaacaactgGTGATAAAATACTGTCACAACCACTTGCAGACATCGGTGGGAAGGGCCTtttcacaaaagaaatagatGAGGCACTCATAAATGGTGACATTGACATTGCTGTTCATTCAATGAAAGATGTTCCTACTTACTTACCTGATAAAACAATTCTACCATGTAACCTTCCACGTGAGGATGTTAGAGATGCATTTATTTCCTTGAGTGCAGCTTCACTGGCTGACCTACCCTCTGGAAGTATTGTTGGTACTGCTTCACTCAGACGGAAGTCACAAATACTCCACAGATATCCTTCTCTGAAT GTGGAGGAAAATTTCCGAGGCAATGTCCAAACAAGACTGAGAAAACTCAGTGAGGGTGTTGTCCAAGCTACCCTATTGGCATTAGCTGGTCTCAAACGATTAAACATGACAGAAAATGTGACTTCAATCCTATCAATTGATGATATGCTTCCAGCTGTTGCACAAGGTGCAATTGGAATAGCCTGTAgaaataatgatgataaaatg GCAGAATACCTTGCTTCACTGAATCATGAAGAAACAAAACTAGCAGTTTCCTGTGAAAGATCCTTCCTTGAAACATTAGAAGGGTCTTGCCGCACTCCTATTGCAGGCTATGCTAGCAGAAACGTGGATGGAAATTGCTTGTTTAGAGGATTAGTTGCTTCCCCTGATGGAACCAGTG TGCTTGAAACTTCCAGAGTTGGTCCATATGTTGCTGAAGATATGATTCAGATGGGTAAAGATGCTGGGGAGGAGCTTCTTTCTCGTGCTGGACCTGGCTTTTTCAGTAGCTAG
- the LOC108319129 gene encoding porphobilinogen deaminase, chloroplastic isoform X2: MASHPELAEEGAIQIVIIKTTGDKILSQPLADIGGKGLFTKEIDEALINGDIDIAVHSMKDVPTYLPDKTILPCNLPREDVRDAFISLSAASLADLPSGSIVGTASLRRKSQILHRYPSLNVEENFRGNVQTRLRKLSEGVVQATLLALAGLKRLNMTENVTSILSIDDMLPAVAQGAIGIACRNNDDKMAEYLASLNHEETKLAVSCERSFLETLEGSCRTPIAGYASRNVDGNCLFRGLVASPDGTSVLETSRVGPYVAEDMIQMGKDAGEELLSRAGPGFFSS; encoded by the exons ATGGCATCGCATCCAGAGCTAGCAGAAGAAGGAGCCATTCAGattgtaataataaaaacaactgGTGATAAAATACTGTCACAACCACTTGCAGACATCGGTGGGAAGGGCCTtttcacaaaagaaatagatGAGGCACTCATAAATGGTGACATTGACATTGCTGTTCATTCAATGAAAGATGTTCCTACTTACTTACCTGATAAAACAATTCTACCATGTAACCTTCCACGTGAGGATGTTAGAGATGCATTTATTTCCTTGAGTGCAGCTTCACTGGCTGACCTACCCTCTGGAAGTATTGTTGGTACTGCTTCACTCAGACGGAAGTCACAAATACTCCACAGATATCCTTCTCTGAAT GTGGAGGAAAATTTCCGAGGCAATGTCCAAACAAGACTGAGAAAACTCAGTGAGGGTGTTGTCCAAGCTACCCTATTGGCATTAGCTGGTCTCAAACGATTAAACATGACAGAAAATGTGACTTCAATCCTATCAATTGATGATATGCTTCCAGCTGTTGCACAAGGTGCAATTGGAATAGCCTGTAgaaataatgatgataaaatg GCAGAATACCTTGCTTCACTGAATCATGAAGAAACAAAACTAGCAGTTTCCTGTGAAAGATCCTTCCTTGAAACATTAGAAGGGTCTTGCCGCACTCCTATTGCAGGCTATGCTAGCAGAAACGTGGATGGAAATTGCTTGTTTAGAGGATTAGTTGCTTCCCCTGATGGAACCAGTG TGCTTGAAACTTCCAGAGTTGGTCCATATGTTGCTGAAGATATGATTCAGATGGGTAAAGATGCTGGGGAGGAGCTTCTTTCTCGTGCTGGACCTGGCTTTTTCAGTAGCTAG